A window of Mangifera indica cultivar Alphonso chromosome 13, CATAS_Mindica_2.1, whole genome shotgun sequence contains these coding sequences:
- the LOC123194920 gene encoding uncharacterized protein LOC123194920, whose translation MACSLPFREGSTIFVTAETKVQWDIYGIRSLLLLSLGAQTIITFFGNRRRCRLRYLTRFFLWLSYLTASPVVTLALGKLSGMNFKAFDVKGNQLKLNEDYEDHLSYTIWFAPFLLLQIGSPNLIFFSVEDNKLKFRHLIGLSTQVAIALWIFYKPFKDVGSLPTIAVYVAGINRVAERLQALWSISNSENVVMASFANTDIQEEENPLEFSSFSNYSRDLFLLVKAYQRFDRLKPYLENWLGHPSSVYLSSMSVEDCPPKDVFRITEFELSFMYDLLYTKASISYSKKSLWGRIISFLFLAFAGPDDMIFLVFFLGVSVLEIYEMKELLFSDWAVLHMKKQKRSTFISRFLSRVAPKIPRKNHRWSHCLDQFNLLNYCLYEDSTKVKGYYKEYKKYCVKKDIPVPEELKKLILEQILEVRAQRGWQSFSKRGEGALERCNCLQDLEWSIQTDFDTPAKKQTNFGKAIILWHIATTVCYYVDDGPSESTLNHLQSEMSKVLSDYMMYLLGMIPDMLSIVTGEILFSGVCAQVDEFLKTKQSKDEVTLCGNLIVETYFQGVPNNNVLTSEWNVLLQVQKLIRILQEKEDRWNIISSVWVEMLCYASNNCPWTLHAEQLGRDGELLTHVWLLLEHEKDQSHVRSLDLQYVV comes from the exons ATGGCGTGTTCACTTCCATTCCGCGAGGGATCAACTATTTTTGTGACGGCAGAGACAAAAGTGCAATGGGATATATATGGGATCAGAAGTCTACTACTACTGAGTCTTGGAGCACAAACCATTATTACCTTCTTCGGCAATCGTAGAAGGTGCCGCTTAAGATATCTGACCCGATTTTTCCTTTGGTTGTCCTACTTGACGGCAAGTCCTGTGGTAACATTGGCATTGGGCAAGCTTTCAGGAATGAATTTTAAGGCTTTTGATGTGAAAGGAAATCAGCTAAAGCTTAACGAAGACTATGAGGACCATCTCTCCTACACTATTTGGTTTGCACCATTCCTTTTGCTACAAATTGGTAGCcccaatttaattttcttttcggTTGAGgataataagttaaagtttaggCACCTTATTGGGCTTAGCACCCAAGTAGCCATAGCACTTTGGATCTTTTATAAACCATTTAAAGATGTGGGCAGTTTACCCACCATAGCTGTGTATGTAGCTGGAATAAATAGAGTTGCAGAGAGACTCCAAGCTCTCTGGTCAATAAGTAATAGTGAAAATGTTGTGATGGCTAGTTTTGCTAATACTGAtattcaagaagaagaaaacccaCTTGAGTTTAGTTCTTTTTCCAATTATTCTCGTGATCTGTTTCTACTTGTGAAGGCTTATCAACGCTTTGATCGATTAAAGCCTTATCTTGAGAATTGGTTAGGCCACCCTTCATCAGTTTATCTTTCTTCAATGAGTGTAGAGGACTGTCCTCCGAAGGATGTTTTTAGAATCACAGAATTTGAGCTTAGCTTTATGTATGACTTGCTCTACACCAAGGCCTCCATTAGCTATTCCAAAAAAAGTTTATGGGGACGCATCATCAGCTTTCTTTTTCTAG CTTTTGCAGGTCCAGATGACAtgattttcttagttttttttctGGGAGTAAGTGTACTTGAAATTTATGAGATGAAGGAGCTTTTGTTCTCGGATTGGGCAGTACTTCAtatgaagaaacaaaagaggAGCACATTTATCAGCAGATTCTTATCGAGAGTTGCTCCAAAGATTCCAAGAAAGAATCATAGGTGGTCTCACTGCCTAGATCAGTTCAACTTACTAAACTATTGTCTCTACGAAGATTCTACAAAG GTCAAGGGCTACTACAAGGAGTACAAGAAGTATTGTGTCAAGAAAGATATTCCAGTCCCTGAAGAGTTGAAGAAACTGATATTGGAACAAATTCTCGAGGTAAGAGCTCAAAGAGGTTGGCAATCTTTCTCTAAAAGGGGGGAAGGGGCACTTGAAAGATGCAACTGTCTCCAAGATTTGGAATGGAGTATTCAAACAGATTTTGATACACCAGCTAAGAAGCAAACAAATTTCGGCAAAGCCATTATTCTATGGCACATTGCCACAACAGTTTGCTACTATGTAGATGATGGTCCATCAGAAAGTACCTTAAATCACCTGCAATCTGAAATGAGCAAAGTTTTATCAGATTATATGATGTATCTTTTGGGCATGATTCCTGATATGTTATCTATTGTTACTGGTGAAATTCTCTTTAGTGGTGTTTGTGCTCAAGTTGATGAATTTTTGAAGACGAAACAATCAAAGGATGAAGTGACATTGTGCGGGAATTTGATAGTTGAAACTTATTTCCAAGGAGTTCCCAATAACAATGTGCTTACATCAGAATGGAATGTATTGCTTCAGGTGCAAAAATTGATAAGAATATTGCAAGAGAAAGAGGACAGATGGAATATTATAAGTAGTGTTTGGGTGGAAATGTTGTGTTATGCTTCAAATAATTGTCCTTGGACTCTCCATGCAGAGCAACTTGGGCGAGATGGAGAATTGCTCACTCATGTTTGGCTTCTGCTTGAGCATGAGAAAGATCAGTCCCATGTTCGGTCTCTTGACTTGCAATATGTGGTTTAA